A genome region from Maniola jurtina chromosome 22, ilManJurt1.1, whole genome shotgun sequence includes the following:
- the LOC123876726 gene encoding putative transcription factor capicua isoform X1, protein MQRAHVGGALQPQPTAPRPLYRSQHLYPDIDEQIPASVISSVGTVSLSQSTTNPTPNITMANPTNLGNASSNNSQAQQTPPVQAPVRNLPKKRKFNPSELEEIERNCMTSIPERTCITVSVSAPPPMEYTPPTYQTTILQPSPIVQRSSPLDFHYPNIDLSEWRDHRILAKQRGLYIPGVIRQADGCKVVVELDGQENEPIEYSDIFGGNKYDVISDASPQLSHLLIGSPCVVRTTDLSRESVQNVFVEGLVFEVLSSPIRIRVKQVADGDNICKEMVEVKRADIRLLQPPWADELEDAGSHASPALMTQHNMRVHHVSSGPYTLGGDHFVTSSPMPSSQMVTVGALSNGSRPFDDYGESDDDLPSENIMFPTDSSHMDCSNSKRSSLQSRGSTSSLIEGSLTPRSQPPTPGFRSQAATPHKYKKGDVVSTPTGIRKKFNGKQWRRLCSKDGCTKESQRRGFCSRHLSLRGVTRSSNTPLAQGSTHTPQQRSSSKSLSSSGTGVEGDETSRESDTTPPNYRVTGRFDPDETEAANMLVSLGSSRSGSPGASPVGGSPVLRGNVFVPISSPQPPHAPTYHHLIRPELVRPDRVRSPVGGVATSVIRVSPAPTYHYQVDNRNGPSGLQSTQPSTIGLQPSINIQSTIQSNLNAPTSIQSSLNLPSSISIINSINSQTLQTSIASIRSNKVDDIPHNLVVHRMPTTNGIDLDHIYRNPLRRNGIQDQYRRETDSSPLNNHENFVNRRVSEYEEEDHSVPQNDHTGRDPRSLELSEARFLEDKRIIKPAPIQARLVSLVETDMKEPMKRFYVLPSNSLDKKIVFIKNEPSETIQIEHKQHQMPQQLNNNEPEPEQRTMDNGDHVNNVNSSAVIVHPSQLLPVLPPPTSHTAIIVSTSGVPNVFPWQSLVPLFRASSPPAAPAPAPPSPRTPRTPHTPHTPHTPHTPHTPHIKSEDQIKTEDGATSMCTDEDDEVFEGEESGGTNGDNNNRRSQSLSSLNQQAAGQEKKERRIRRPMNAFMIFSKRHRQVVHQLHPNQDNRTVSKILGEWWYSLKPEEKQQYNELASEVKEAHFKAHPEWKWCNKDRRKSSSSRDPTGSMPQSPRTPSEGPKPCVPTSGAEMSVSTPQYNHVGSPQLSDDEPMQISQTIDEPAAPVQNIEIDLKCGEKVTDSDSEGLDTRDYLPHHDHTRRPKAIKARAGSSDNLLGGITASSPGGSKVFQPTGGAFKSTHADNGDNHRQWTAFTSINKPNMNHVPSSPHLSQSLTTNTQSLTNSVQGISLSTPNLANQTALDNAIASIMSPTTSGVQVLTGSLSIPSASMTTTPTSASLNNTLLKSVTLVKRNIGDNTTGPITLSVDASGNLVIKTSQSDCQPSDQPLHCVQLQRLYVPFATEADINKSQNQNIQSAQSVIVSQSNNHTVPKTNTQWDTPIEEARPFPLAPTPAQLGRAPLQKRLSRGTSTGSTGSCEPNIPRSESGPTTPHEIVEPLQSPKKMENLPSPSSKKCLFKKGNEDGRDKVLETVNFEQKFSTLPQFKPEACSPSACVVPRSPQLYVRKKHKSSLDEESTVVTPQIEAEVINGNGMPTPHSYGTPHKLVGNTFFGPDFNIDSFRVPAVAESMEDMSPRTPCSGAGGAGARGEAGHRRVLEQRRHLVMKLFHEHGMFPTTQATTHFQAAHTDIFPTKTSLQLKIREVRQKLMAQSNLTPHSEVNTPTNVNSPIVSAALQPTSTAS, encoded by the exons ATGCAGCGGGCTCACGTGGGCGGCGCCTTGCAGCCGCAGCCGACCGCCCCTCGGCCGCTCTACCGCTCGCAACACCTCTACCCAGACATTGATGAACAG ATACCAGCGTCTGTAATCAGCAGTGTCGGGACGGTGAGCTTGTCACAATCTACGACAAATCCGACGCCAAACATAACGATGGCCAATCCAACCAACCTAGGCAATGCGAGCAGTAACAACAGCCAAGCGCAGCAAACACCACCCGTACAGGCTCCTGTGCGGAATCTACCCAAGAAGCGAAAGTTCAATCCATCCGAGTTGGAGGAAATAGAGCGGAACTGCATGACCAGTATACCCGAAAGGACGTGTATCACTGTGTCCGTATCAGCTCCTCCGCCAATGGAATACACACCGCCAACATACCAAACAACAATTCTCCAACCATCGCCAATAGTCCAACGTTCTTCGCCACTCGACTTCCATTATCCAAACATCGACCTATCCGAATGGCGGGACCATCGAATATTGGCCAAGCAACGTGGGCTGTACATACCAGGGGTTATACGGCAAGCTGACGGCTGCAAAGTGGTTGTGGAGCTGGATGGACAGGAGAATGAACCAATCGAGTACAGTGATATATTTGGTGGGAACAAGTACGATGTGATCAGTGATGCGAGCCCTCAGCTCAGTCATTTGTTGATAGGATCTCCTTGTGTTGTGAGGACTACGGACCTGAGCCGGGAAAGTGTGCAAAATGTGTTTGTTGAGGGACTTGTGTTTGAAGTGCTCAGTTCGCCTATTAGGATCAGAGTTAAG CAGGTGGCAGACGGCGATAACATTTGCAAGGAGATGGTGGAAGTAAAACGGGCGGATATTCGTCTCTTACAACCGCCGTGGGCGGACGAGCTCGAAGACGCCGGGTCGCACGCTTCGCCCGCGCTGATGACGCAGCATAACATGAGGGTGCATCATGTGTCTTCTGGCCCG TACACGCTGGGCGGGGACCACTTTGTGACGTCATCGCCGATGCCGAGCTCACAGATGGTGACGGTGGGCGCGTTGTCCAACGGCTCGCGGCCGTTCGACGACTACGGCGAGAGCGACGACGACCTGCCCAGCGAAAACATCATGTTTCCCACGGACTCGTCGCATATGG ATTGCAGTAATAGCAAGCGAAGTAGTCTACAAAGTCGAGGCAGTACGTCCAGTCTCATTGAAGGCAGCCTCACACCACGATCTCAACCACCTACTCCTGG TTTTAGATCTCAAGCGGCAACTCCGCACAAATACAAGAAAGGCGACGTAGTGTCAACGCCTACCGGTATAAGGAAGAAATTTAACGGCAAGCAGTGGCGACGGCTCTGCTCTAAAGATGGGTGCACGAAGGAGAGCCAAAGGAGAGGATTTTGTTCAAGACATCTTTCTCTTAGAGGGGTTACGAGGTCTTCTAACACTCCACTGGCACAAGGGTCTACTCATACACCACAACAAAG AAGCAGCAGCAAATCCCTGTCCTCAAGTGGTACAGGCGTGGAAGGGGACGAGACATCGCGGGAATCTGACACTACTCCGCCCAATTACCGGGTCACGGGCAGGTTCGATCCCGATGAGACGGAAGCTGCTAATATGCTGG TGTCGCTGGGCAGCTCGCGGTCGGGCAGCCCGGGCGCGTCGCCCGTGGGCGGGTCGCCGGTGCTGCGCGGCAACGTGTTTGTGCCCATCTCTTCGCCGCAACCGCCTCATGCCCCGACCTATCATCACCTTATCAG ACCGGAATTAGTGCGACCAGATAGAGTCCGATCGCCAGTCGGTGGCGTGGCCACCAGCGTCATACGAGTATCACCGGCGCCCACTTATCACTATCAG GTAGACAACCGCAACGGTCCATCTGGGCTACAATCAACACAGCCGAGCACGATAGGTCTCCAACCGTCTATCAACATTCAAAGCACTATACAGAGCAATCTAAACGCGCCAACATCCATACAATCATCCCTAAACCTACCATCCAGCATCTCAATCATAAACAGCATCAACAGTCAGACTCTACAAACCAGCATCGCATCTATACGTAGTAACAAAGTCGACGATATTCCCCATAACCTAGTCGTCCATCGCATGCCGACGACGAACGGCATCGACTTAGACCACATCTACAGGAACCCGTTACGACGAAACGGTATACAAGACCAGTACAGACGGGAAACAGATTCGTCGCCGTTGAACAACCATGAAAATTTTGTGAATAGACGGGTCTCGGAGTATGAGGAGGAGGACCATTCGGTGCCTCAGAACGACCACACCGGCCGTGATCCGCGGTCTTTAGAACTCTCCGAGGCTCGCTTTCTGGAAGACAAAAGGATCATAAAACCCGCTCCGATACAGGCCCGGCTCGTTTCGCTCGTGGAAACCGATATGAAAGAACCGATGAAGAGATTCTATGTGCTGCCATCGAACAGTCTCGATAAGAAAATCGTGTTCATAAAGAACGAACCCTCTGAAACGATCCAA ATTGAGCACAAGCAGCACCAGATGCCTCAACAGTTGAACAACAATGAACCTGAGCCCGAACAACGCACCATGGATAACGGCGATCAT GTAAATAACGTAAACAGCAGTGCAGTGATTGTCCATCCAAGTCAGTTACTCCCAGTGTTGCCTCCACCTACTTCTCACACAGCTATTATTG TCTCAACTAGCGGTGTTCCCAACGTGTTTCCGTGGCAGTCTCTCGTGCCACTGTTCCGTGCGAGCTCGCCCCCCGCCGCGCCGGCCCCCGCGCCGCCCTCGCCCCGCACGCCGCGCACGCCCCACACGCCGCACACCCCgcacacgccacacacaccgcACACGCCGCACATCAAGAGTGAAGACCAGATCAAGACTGAAG ATGGCGCAACGTCAATGTGCACGGATGAAGACGACGAAGTGTTCGAGGGTGAGGAAAGTGGCGGCACCAACGGTGACAACAACAACCGACGGTCGCAGAGCCTCTCCTCCCTCAACCAGCAAGCTGCTGGACAAGAGAAA AAGGAGCGTCGTATAAGGCGTCCTATGAACGCGTTCATGATATTCTCGAAGCGACACCGACAAGTGGTCCACCAGCTGCATCCTAACCAGGACAACCGCACCGTCAGCAAGATACTGGGCGAGTGGTGGTACTCCCTCAAACCTGAAGAGAAACAGCAGTACAACGAGCTGGCCAGTGAG GTAAAAGAAGCTCACTTCAAAGCGCATCCAGAATGGAAATGGTGTAATAAAGATCGACGCAAATCATCCAGTAGCAGAGACCCCACTGGCTCTATGCCACAG aGTCCCCGCACGCCGTCCGAAGGGCCGAAGCCCTGTGTGCCCACGAGTGGGGCGGAGATGTCTGTCAGTACGCCACAGTACAACCACGTGGGATCGCCGCAGCTTAGCGACGACGAACCGATG CAAATAAGCCAAACAATAGACGAGCCGGCAGCCCCGGTCCAGAACATCGAGATCGATCTGAAGTGCGGCGAGAAAGTCACGGACTCAGACTCAGAGGGTCTGGACACCCGTGATTATCTGCCGCACCACGACCACACGAGGCGTCCTAAAGCTATCAAAGCGAG AGCTGGGTCATCTGATAATCTGCTTGGAGGCATCACAGCTTCGAGCCCCGGTGGTTCGAAAGTATTCCAGCCTACTGGTGGGGCTTTCAAATCCACACATGCTGATAATG GCGATAACCACAGGCAATGGACAGCGTTCACGTCAATAAACAAGCCAAACATGAATCACGTGCCAAGCTCGCCCCATCTGTCGCAATCACTAACAACCAACACCCAGAGTCTCACCAATAGCGTCCAAGGGATCTCGCTAAGCACGCCGAATCTAGCGAACCAGACAGCACTAGATAACGCGATTGCATCGATAATGAGCCCCACCACTAGTGGTGTGCAAGTGTTGACGGGTTCGTTGTCGATACCCAGCGCTTCGATGACGACCACTCCAACGTCCGCTTCACTGAATAACACGCTGTTGAAAAGTGTCACATTGGTCAAGAGGAATATCGGGGACAATACCACAG GCCCAATAACCCTATCAGTGGACGCGTCAGGCAACCTCGTCATAAAGACGAGTCAGTCGGACTGCCAGCCTAGTGACCAGCCCCTACACTGTGTCCAGCTGCAGAGGCTCTATGTACCTTTTGCCACAG AGGCGGATATCAATAAAAGCCAGAATCAGAACATACAAAGTGCTCAATCTGTGATAGTGTCGCAAAGTAATAACCACACAGTGCCAAAAACTAATAC GCAATGGGATACTCCAATCGAAGAGGCCCGTCCGTTCCCTCTCGCGCCCACTCCGGCGCAGCTTGGAAGAGCACCTTTACAGAAGAGGCTCAGTCGAG GTACATCAACGGGCTCGACCGGCAGCTGTGAGCCCAACATACCGCGTTCAGAGAGTGGGCCCACCACTCCACATGAAATAGTTGAACCGCTCCAGTCTCCCAAGAAGATGGAAAACTTGCCCAGCCCCTCGTCGAAGAAGTGCCTCTTCAAGAAGGGCAATGAGGATGGACGGGATAA GGTGCTAGAGACGGTGAATTTCGAGCAGAAGTTCAGCACGCTGCCGCAGTTCAAGCCCGAGGCGTGCAGCCCCAGCGCCTGCGTGGTTCCGCGCAGCCCGCAGCTCTATGTACGCAAGAAGCACAAGAGCTCTCTAG ATGAAGAATCAACGGTAGTAACGCCGCAGATTGAAGCGGAGGTGATCAACGGCAACGGAATGCCGACGCCGCACTCGTACGGAACCCCGCACAAGCTGGTCGGTAACACGTTCTTCGGACCGGACTTCAATATTGACAGCTTTAGAG TGCCCGCAGTGGCTGAGAGCATGGAGGACATGTCGCCGCGCACGCCGTGctcgggcgcgggcggcgcgggcgcgcgcGGCGAGGCGGGCCACCGCCGCGTGCTGGAGCAGCGCCGCCATCTCGTCATGAAGCTGTTCCACGAGCACGGCATGTTCCCCACCACGCAGGCCACCACGCACTTCCAG GCAGCTCATACAGACATATTCCCGACAAAGACTTCCCTGCAACTCAAGATTCGCGAGGTGCGACAAAAGCTGATGGCGCAGTCCAACCTCACACCGCACTCCGAAGTCAACACACCTACCA aTGTAAATTCTCCAATAGTGTCCGCTGCGTTGCAGCCAACTTCAACGGCTAGTTAG
- the LOC123876726 gene encoding putative transcription factor capicua isoform X5, with the protein MQRAHVGGALQPQPTAPRPLYRSQHLYPDIDEQIPASVISSVGTVSLSQSTTNPTPNITMANPTNLGNASSNNSQAQQTPPVQAPVRNLPKKRKFNPSELEEIERNCMTSIPERTCITVSVSAPPPMEYTPPTYQTTILQPSPIVQRSSPLDFHYPNIDLSEWRDHRILAKQRGLYIPGVIRQADGCKVVVELDGQENEPIEYSDIFGGNKYDVISDASPQLSHLLIGSPCVVRTTDLSRESVQNVFVEGLVFEVLSSPIRIRVKQVADGDNICKEMVEVKRADIRLLQPPWADELEDAGSHASPALMTQHNMRVHHVSSGPYTLGGDHFVTSSPMPSSQMVTVGALSNGSRPFDDYGESDDDLPSENIMFPTDSSHMDCSNSKRSSLQSRGSTSSLIEGSLTPRSQPPTPGFRSQAATPHKYKKGDVVSTPTGIRKKFNGKQWRRLCSKDGCTKESQRRGFCSRHLSLRGVTRSSNTPLAQGSTHTPQQRSSSKSLSSSGTGVEGDETSRESDTTPPNYRVTGRFDPDETEAANMLVSLGSSRSGSPGASPVGGSPVLRGNVFVPISSPQPPHAPTYHHLIRPELVRPDRVRSPVGGVATSVIRVSPAPTYHYQVDNRNGPSGLQSTQPSTIGLQPSINIQSTIQSNLNAPTSIQSSLNLPSSISIINSINSQTLQTSIASIRSNKVDDIPHNLVVHRMPTTNGIDLDHIYRNPLRRNGIQDQYRRETDSSPLNNHENFVNRRVSEYEEEDHSVPQNDHTGRDPRSLELSEARFLEDKRIIKPAPIQARLVSLVETDMKEPMKRFYVLPSNSLDKKIVFIKNEPSETIQIEHKQHQMPQQLNNNEPEPEQRTMDNGDHVNNVNSSAVIVHPSQLLPVLPPPTSHTAIIVSTSGVPNVFPWQSLVPLFRASSPPAAPAPAPPSPRTPRTPHTPHTPHTPHTPHTPHIKSEDQIKTEDGATSMCTDEDDEVFEGEESGGTNGDNNNRRSQSLSSLNQQAAGQEKKERRIRRPMNAFMIFSKRHRQVVHQLHPNQDNRTVSKILGEWWYSLKPEEKQQYNELASEVKEAHFKAHPEWKWCNKDRRKSSSSRDPTGSMPQSPRTPSEGPKPCVPTSGAEMSVSTPQYNHVGSPQLSDDEPMQISQTIDEPAAPVQNIEIDLKCGEKVTDSDSEGLDTRDYLPHHDHTRRPKAIKARAGSSDNLLGGITASSPGGSKVFQPTGGAFKSTHADNGDNHRQWTAFTSINKPNMNHVPSSPHLSQSLTTNTQSLTNSVQGISLSTPNLANQTALDNAIASIMSPTTSGVQVLTGSLSIPSASMTTTPTSASLNNTLLKSVTLVKRNIGDNTTGPITLSVDASGNLVIKTSQSDCQPSDQPLHCVQLQRLYVPFATEADINKSQNQNIQSAQSVIVSQSNNHTVPKTNTQWDTPIEEARPFPLAPTPAQLGRAPLQKRLSRGTSTGSTGSCEPNIPRSESGPTTPHEIVEPLQSPKKMENLPSPSSKKCLFKKGNEDGRDKVLETVNFEQKFSTLPQFKPEACSPSACVVPRSPQLYVRKKHKSSLDEESTVVTPQIEAEVINGNGMPTPHSYGTPHKLVGNTFFGPDFNIDSFRVAESMEDMSPRTPCSGAGGAGARGEAGHRRVLEQRRHLVMKLFHEHGMFPTTQATTHFQAAHTDIFPTKTSLQLKIREVRQKLMAQSNLTPHSEVNTPTNVNSPIVSAALQPTSTAS; encoded by the exons ATGCAGCGGGCTCACGTGGGCGGCGCCTTGCAGCCGCAGCCGACCGCCCCTCGGCCGCTCTACCGCTCGCAACACCTCTACCCAGACATTGATGAACAG ATACCAGCGTCTGTAATCAGCAGTGTCGGGACGGTGAGCTTGTCACAATCTACGACAAATCCGACGCCAAACATAACGATGGCCAATCCAACCAACCTAGGCAATGCGAGCAGTAACAACAGCCAAGCGCAGCAAACACCACCCGTACAGGCTCCTGTGCGGAATCTACCCAAGAAGCGAAAGTTCAATCCATCCGAGTTGGAGGAAATAGAGCGGAACTGCATGACCAGTATACCCGAAAGGACGTGTATCACTGTGTCCGTATCAGCTCCTCCGCCAATGGAATACACACCGCCAACATACCAAACAACAATTCTCCAACCATCGCCAATAGTCCAACGTTCTTCGCCACTCGACTTCCATTATCCAAACATCGACCTATCCGAATGGCGGGACCATCGAATATTGGCCAAGCAACGTGGGCTGTACATACCAGGGGTTATACGGCAAGCTGACGGCTGCAAAGTGGTTGTGGAGCTGGATGGACAGGAGAATGAACCAATCGAGTACAGTGATATATTTGGTGGGAACAAGTACGATGTGATCAGTGATGCGAGCCCTCAGCTCAGTCATTTGTTGATAGGATCTCCTTGTGTTGTGAGGACTACGGACCTGAGCCGGGAAAGTGTGCAAAATGTGTTTGTTGAGGGACTTGTGTTTGAAGTGCTCAGTTCGCCTATTAGGATCAGAGTTAAG CAGGTGGCAGACGGCGATAACATTTGCAAGGAGATGGTGGAAGTAAAACGGGCGGATATTCGTCTCTTACAACCGCCGTGGGCGGACGAGCTCGAAGACGCCGGGTCGCACGCTTCGCCCGCGCTGATGACGCAGCATAACATGAGGGTGCATCATGTGTCTTCTGGCCCG TACACGCTGGGCGGGGACCACTTTGTGACGTCATCGCCGATGCCGAGCTCACAGATGGTGACGGTGGGCGCGTTGTCCAACGGCTCGCGGCCGTTCGACGACTACGGCGAGAGCGACGACGACCTGCCCAGCGAAAACATCATGTTTCCCACGGACTCGTCGCATATGG ATTGCAGTAATAGCAAGCGAAGTAGTCTACAAAGTCGAGGCAGTACGTCCAGTCTCATTGAAGGCAGCCTCACACCACGATCTCAACCACCTACTCCTGG TTTTAGATCTCAAGCGGCAACTCCGCACAAATACAAGAAAGGCGACGTAGTGTCAACGCCTACCGGTATAAGGAAGAAATTTAACGGCAAGCAGTGGCGACGGCTCTGCTCTAAAGATGGGTGCACGAAGGAGAGCCAAAGGAGAGGATTTTGTTCAAGACATCTTTCTCTTAGAGGGGTTACGAGGTCTTCTAACACTCCACTGGCACAAGGGTCTACTCATACACCACAACAAAG AAGCAGCAGCAAATCCCTGTCCTCAAGTGGTACAGGCGTGGAAGGGGACGAGACATCGCGGGAATCTGACACTACTCCGCCCAATTACCGGGTCACGGGCAGGTTCGATCCCGATGAGACGGAAGCTGCTAATATGCTGG TGTCGCTGGGCAGCTCGCGGTCGGGCAGCCCGGGCGCGTCGCCCGTGGGCGGGTCGCCGGTGCTGCGCGGCAACGTGTTTGTGCCCATCTCTTCGCCGCAACCGCCTCATGCCCCGACCTATCATCACCTTATCAG ACCGGAATTAGTGCGACCAGATAGAGTCCGATCGCCAGTCGGTGGCGTGGCCACCAGCGTCATACGAGTATCACCGGCGCCCACTTATCACTATCAG GTAGACAACCGCAACGGTCCATCTGGGCTACAATCAACACAGCCGAGCACGATAGGTCTCCAACCGTCTATCAACATTCAAAGCACTATACAGAGCAATCTAAACGCGCCAACATCCATACAATCATCCCTAAACCTACCATCCAGCATCTCAATCATAAACAGCATCAACAGTCAGACTCTACAAACCAGCATCGCATCTATACGTAGTAACAAAGTCGACGATATTCCCCATAACCTAGTCGTCCATCGCATGCCGACGACGAACGGCATCGACTTAGACCACATCTACAGGAACCCGTTACGACGAAACGGTATACAAGACCAGTACAGACGGGAAACAGATTCGTCGCCGTTGAACAACCATGAAAATTTTGTGAATAGACGGGTCTCGGAGTATGAGGAGGAGGACCATTCGGTGCCTCAGAACGACCACACCGGCCGTGATCCGCGGTCTTTAGAACTCTCCGAGGCTCGCTTTCTGGAAGACAAAAGGATCATAAAACCCGCTCCGATACAGGCCCGGCTCGTTTCGCTCGTGGAAACCGATATGAAAGAACCGATGAAGAGATTCTATGTGCTGCCATCGAACAGTCTCGATAAGAAAATCGTGTTCATAAAGAACGAACCCTCTGAAACGATCCAA ATTGAGCACAAGCAGCACCAGATGCCTCAACAGTTGAACAACAATGAACCTGAGCCCGAACAACGCACCATGGATAACGGCGATCAT GTAAATAACGTAAACAGCAGTGCAGTGATTGTCCATCCAAGTCAGTTACTCCCAGTGTTGCCTCCACCTACTTCTCACACAGCTATTATTG TCTCAACTAGCGGTGTTCCCAACGTGTTTCCGTGGCAGTCTCTCGTGCCACTGTTCCGTGCGAGCTCGCCCCCCGCCGCGCCGGCCCCCGCGCCGCCCTCGCCCCGCACGCCGCGCACGCCCCACACGCCGCACACCCCgcacacgccacacacaccgcACACGCCGCACATCAAGAGTGAAGACCAGATCAAGACTGAAG ATGGCGCAACGTCAATGTGCACGGATGAAGACGACGAAGTGTTCGAGGGTGAGGAAAGTGGCGGCACCAACGGTGACAACAACAACCGACGGTCGCAGAGCCTCTCCTCCCTCAACCAGCAAGCTGCTGGACAAGAGAAA AAGGAGCGTCGTATAAGGCGTCCTATGAACGCGTTCATGATATTCTCGAAGCGACACCGACAAGTGGTCCACCAGCTGCATCCTAACCAGGACAACCGCACCGTCAGCAAGATACTGGGCGAGTGGTGGTACTCCCTCAAACCTGAAGAGAAACAGCAGTACAACGAGCTGGCCAGTGAG GTAAAAGAAGCTCACTTCAAAGCGCATCCAGAATGGAAATGGTGTAATAAAGATCGACGCAAATCATCCAGTAGCAGAGACCCCACTGGCTCTATGCCACAG aGTCCCCGCACGCCGTCCGAAGGGCCGAAGCCCTGTGTGCCCACGAGTGGGGCGGAGATGTCTGTCAGTACGCCACAGTACAACCACGTGGGATCGCCGCAGCTTAGCGACGACGAACCGATG CAAATAAGCCAAACAATAGACGAGCCGGCAGCCCCGGTCCAGAACATCGAGATCGATCTGAAGTGCGGCGAGAAAGTCACGGACTCAGACTCAGAGGGTCTGGACACCCGTGATTATCTGCCGCACCACGACCACACGAGGCGTCCTAAAGCTATCAAAGCGAG AGCTGGGTCATCTGATAATCTGCTTGGAGGCATCACAGCTTCGAGCCCCGGTGGTTCGAAAGTATTCCAGCCTACTGGTGGGGCTTTCAAATCCACACATGCTGATAATG GCGATAACCACAGGCAATGGACAGCGTTCACGTCAATAAACAAGCCAAACATGAATCACGTGCCAAGCTCGCCCCATCTGTCGCAATCACTAACAACCAACACCCAGAGTCTCACCAATAGCGTCCAAGGGATCTCGCTAAGCACGCCGAATCTAGCGAACCAGACAGCACTAGATAACGCGATTGCATCGATAATGAGCCCCACCACTAGTGGTGTGCAAGTGTTGACGGGTTCGTTGTCGATACCCAGCGCTTCGATGACGACCACTCCAACGTCCGCTTCACTGAATAACACGCTGTTGAAAAGTGTCACATTGGTCAAGAGGAATATCGGGGACAATACCACAG GCCCAATAACCCTATCAGTGGACGCGTCAGGCAACCTCGTCATAAAGACGAGTCAGTCGGACTGCCAGCCTAGTGACCAGCCCCTACACTGTGTCCAGCTGCAGAGGCTCTATGTACCTTTTGCCACAG AGGCGGATATCAATAAAAGCCAGAATCAGAACATACAAAGTGCTCAATCTGTGATAGTGTCGCAAAGTAATAACCACACAGTGCCAAAAACTAATAC GCAATGGGATACTCCAATCGAAGAGGCCCGTCCGTTCCCTCTCGCGCCCACTCCGGCGCAGCTTGGAAGAGCACCTTTACAGAAGAGGCTCAGTCGAG GTACATCAACGGGCTCGACCGGCAGCTGTGAGCCCAACATACCGCGTTCAGAGAGTGGGCCCACCACTCCACATGAAATAGTTGAACCGCTCCAGTCTCCCAAGAAGATGGAAAACTTGCCCAGCCCCTCGTCGAAGAAGTGCCTCTTCAAGAAGGGCAATGAGGATGGACGGGATAA GGTGCTAGAGACGGTGAATTTCGAGCAGAAGTTCAGCACGCTGCCGCAGTTCAAGCCCGAGGCGTGCAGCCCCAGCGCCTGCGTGGTTCCGCGCAGCCCGCAGCTCTATGTACGCAAGAAGCACAAGAGCTCTCTAG ATGAAGAATCAACGGTAGTAACGCCGCAGATTGAAGCGGAGGTGATCAACGGCAACGGAATGCCGACGCCGCACTCGTACGGAACCCCGCACAAGCTGGTCGGTAACACGTTCTTCGGACCGGACTTCAATATTGACAGCTTTAGAG TGGCTGAGAGCATGGAGGACATGTCGCCGCGCACGCCGTGctcgggcgcgggcggcgcgggcgcgcgcGGCGAGGCGGGCCACCGCCGCGTGCTGGAGCAGCGCCGCCATCTCGTCATGAAGCTGTTCCACGAGCACGGCATGTTCCCCACCACGCAGGCCACCACGCACTTCCAG GCAGCTCATACAGACATATTCCCGACAAAGACTTCCCTGCAACTCAAGATTCGCGAGGTGCGACAAAAGCTGATGGCGCAGTCCAACCTCACACCGCACTCCGAAGTCAACACACCTACCA aTGTAAATTCTCCAATAGTGTCCGCTGCGTTGCAGCCAACTTCAACGGCTAGTTAG